From a single Ciconia boyciana chromosome 4, ASM3463844v1, whole genome shotgun sequence genomic region:
- the LOC140650706 gene encoding endogenous retroviral envelope protein HEMO-like: MDRQKRWRFEITLTTITLLTLSLSVDAWNENLYYNAIQMIANAAGAKDCWICTALLRGNMRLPLYRIGSTHWNCDNNTWPEFWKRQDGGYCSYDNSSYEIGPRFDLQILDNDTQILVSNNSCLWKARSNNCPCRPPANNKYHNCSCRNGWNDYWINKTVVEVGTWNLTGLNVTYINFCNRTQLETYSPTKWDASRNTSVGWVSKRSFYGANLTATDGPCKRPDGYWWLCGDGISRKQLPAGWKGMCTIGHLVSQGRIYNQSQIPRGILRTSWKQAKREDNPLVIRGTKFHSFVRWFLPWLGVSELEKAIVNISAVLEQMENLTINTIKNLQTEVSSLSKVVLQNRMALDLLTAKEGGVCMIINTSCCAYINKDKQIEADLNALWEKARIVQEVSSDDTSLGLRDLWDKLTSWLPNFGWLKQLFIGFITLAILGIFVCVFLKCFLWCHRNSAETYNDWKRNKIRHQVETGRYFTQTLEKDEIL, encoded by the coding sequence ATGGATCGTCAAAAGCGTTGGAGATTTGAAATTACGCTTACGACGATAACTTTATTGACTTTAAGCTTATCAGTAGATGCTTGGAACGAGAACCTGTATTATAATGCGATTCAGATGATAGCGAATGCTGCAGGGGCTAAGGATTGTTGGATTTGTACTGCCCTACTGAGAGGTAACATGAGACTCCCTTTGTACAGGATAGGGTCGACTCATTGGAATTGTGACAATAATACTTGGcctgagttttggaaaagacaagatgGAGGATATTGTAGTTATGATAATTCAAGCTATGAGATCGGACCAAGATTCGACCTGCAGATACTGGATAATGACACCCAGATTCTAGTTAGCAATAATAGTTGCCTATGGAAGGCAAGATCCAATAATTGTCCATGCCGCCCGCCCGCCAACAACAAATATCATAACTGTTCCTGTAGGAATGGGTGGAATGATTATTGGATCAACAAGACTGTGGTAGAAGTAGGAACTTGGAATTTGACGGGATTGAACGTGacatatattaatttctgtaatagaACCCAGTTAGAAACCTATAGCCCTACAAAGTGGGATGCCAGTAGAAATACATCGGTTGGATGGGTAAGCAAAAGATCATTTTATGGAGCTAATCTCACAGCCACCGACGGACCCTGCAAACGGCCCGACGGGTATTGGTGGCTGTGTGGTGATGgtatcagcagaaagcaactcCCTGCAGGATGGAAGGGAATGTGTACCATAGGTCATTTAGTTAGTCAGGGTCGAATATATAATCAGTCCCAAATACCTAGAGGTATTTTGAGAACGTCCTGGAAACAGGCTAAGCGAGAAGACAACCCACTTGTAATTAGGGGAACAAAATTTCATAGCTTTGTTAGATGGTTCTTGCCTTGGCTAGGAGTAAGCGAGCTAGAAAAGGCCAtagtaaatatttcagcagttctagagcagatggaaaatctaaccataaatactataaaaaattTACAGACGGAAGTATCTTCCCTTAGTAAGGTTGTGTTGCAAAATCGAATGGCATTAGATTTATTGACTGCCAAAGAAGGAGGTGTATGTATGATCATTAATACCAGTTGCTGTGCATATATCAATAAAGATAAGCAGATAGAAGCAGATCTAAATGCACTCTGGGAGAAAGCACGAATAGTCCAGGAAGTATCTTCGGATGATACTTCATTGGGGCTTCGAGATTTATGGGATAAATTGACTTCTTGGCTTCCCAACTTTGGATGGTTGAAACAATTATTCATTGGATTTATTACTTTGGCGATTTTaggaatatttgtttgtgtatttcttaaatgttttctttggtgtCACCGGAATTCAGCAGAGACGTACAAtgattggaaaagaaacaagattagGCATCAAGTAGAAACGGGAAGGTATTTTACTCAGACccttgaaaaggatgaaatattatga